GCAAGAAAACAAATAGACCACCTTGTCGTTTTCAATATCTTTGTTCTTACGTCTGCTTAAAACGGCATTGCTCCTGCATCGTGCTGTGAAAAACATGTGCTACACTAATGTTCAACATGAATAATGTTAGGCCAGTGAACTGATTGCTTGTGGTTGTGGTGTAACCAGCCCACTGGGTTCAAGTCCTAATCTTAGCATGTGTACTCATATTTTTAtgaaattattttagaatttttgctCATGCTCGTGCACCCCTCGACTACGAGGTGCCTATGATTATTTAGACAATTGAAGATTTGTCGGCTCAGTTTTTCAAAGGTATTAATAGTTAGGATAGGGTGTATGTGTGTGAGTTTATAAGGATCAATGTACGTACATGTCGTACTATCATGGCTCATTTACTATTGGGAAGTTCATTGATCTCGCTAGATGCCGCATGAGCCTTTGACGTTAAGTATTTCTCTCATATGTTGTTACAAGATTCTGAGTGCAAAGAAACGTTCGTTTGAGATAAGGTCCAAGGACATGGCAGTTGACACTTTCACAGTTGGAGCCTTAAATCGTTAGAAGTACTACACGATTACGAAGTACAGCACATGCATGCTTCATTTGCATAAAAATCTCCCACCCTTAGAGTTCCCTCCTATATATCCTCGTCGGTCACCTCTGCAGGCACGTAAACGATACCACCAAACAATATGAGTTCAGAGTCTCATCTCAGGCGCCTCACATTGGTATACAATTGCACTGCCAACACCCTCATCCTGCGAACTGTCAGCAAGAAAATTGCACCATGGCTTGCTGCTGGACCCGAGATTGTGCCCCAACCCACTGCTATCTGGCCCATCCGCTCACTTCTTGTCATAGCGTTACTGGTCATCACATCTACTTTGTACCTTGCACTCCATTCTAGAACTGTATACCTTGTCGACTACGCTTGCTTCCGGCAAAACTCCAACTTAAGAATCACAAAGGCAACCTTCCTCGAGCATGCACGTCTCTCTTCTTTGCTTGATGATTCTATTGTCAATTTTATAGCTACTATTCTTAAGCGCTCAGGCATGAGCGATGAGACATGTGTCCCACCTGTACATCACTATATAGAGCCATGTTGTGGGCTTGATGAAGCGTGCAGTGAAGCAGAGTTGGTCGTCTTCTCGGTAATCGATGACCTTCTGGCCAAGACTTGCATCAAACGTGATGCAATCGGTGGTCTTATCACCAACTGCAGCGCGTTCTGCCCCGTACCATCCATTGCCGACATGATTGTGAACAAATACAAGTTACGGGGTGATATTCGTGTCATGAACCTCTCTGGGATGGCATGCTCAGCTTCGATGATCGCAGTGGGGCTAGCGAGCAACATGTTACAGGTCATGCCTCGGGGGTCGCATGTGTTGGTGGTGTCGACAGAGACCATTGGGCCATCCTACTATTCGGGGAATAAGCGTTCCATGGTGTTGTCTAACATCTTGTTACGCATAGGAGGAGTGGCAAAGTTGTTGTCGACTTCTAGGTCAAAGGCTCGGTTTAGGCTTGTGCATTTCACTCGGACGATCACCGCGGCCAACAACTCTGCCTACCGATGTGTGTATCAAGAGGAAGACGAGAAGGGCAACCTAGGCATCGCTCTCTCAAAAGATCTTACTGTTGTTGCTGGACACGCATTGAAGGCCAATATCATGGCAACCGGGCCTTACGTGCTACCAACATCAGAGCTTCTTAAGTTTTTGCTCTtcaacatggcaagaaagatGCCCCATGGGAGGAATATCAGGCCATACATTCCTAACTTT
This sequence is a window from Aegilops tauschii subsp. strangulata cultivar AL8/78 chromosome 7, Aet v6.0, whole genome shotgun sequence. Protein-coding genes within it:
- the LOC141027925 gene encoding 3-ketoacyl-CoA synthase 5-like, with translation MSSESHLRRLTLVYNCTANTLILRTVSKKIAPWLAAGPEIVPQPTAIWPIRSLLVIALLVITSTLYLALHSRTVYLVDYACFRQNSNLRITKATFLEHARLSSLLDDSIVNFIATILKRSGMSDETCVPPVHHYIEPCCGLDEACSEAELVVFSVIDDLLAKTCIKRDAIGGLITNCSAFCPVPSIADMIVNKYKLRGDIRVMNLSGMACSASMIAVGLASNMLQVMPRGSHVLVVSTETIGPSYYSGNKRSMVLSNILLRIGGVAKLLSTSRSKARFRLVHFTRTITAANNSAYRCVYQEEDEKGNLGIALSKDLTVVAGHALKANIMATGPYVLPTSELLKFLLFNMARKMPHGRNIRPYIPNFCVTFEHFCIHAGGPAVISSVQHGLKLSDQYVEPSWMTLHRFGNQLSSSVWYELAYIDAKGQMKKNDRVWMIGFGAGYECNTASWVCIQPSSSADGPWGNCINHYPKDIFKKILN